One region of Faecalibacter bovis genomic DNA includes:
- a CDS encoding adenine phosphoribosyltransferase — protein sequence MSTLKERIDKTIANVADFPKPGIQYKDITPLFLDSELSNEIVDAFVEKAKGKIDAVCGIESRGFLYGIQIAQKLGVPFILVRKAGKLPPPTVSQSYDLEYGQATIEVNETYIKDGMRILVHDDVLATGGTAEACAKLVEKCGGKVTQFSFIVNLEFLNGIDKLIPFTEDIVALTAY from the coding sequence ATGTCAACTCTTAAAGAGCGTATAGATAAAACTATCGCTAATGTAGCAGATTTTCCAAAACCAGGAATTCAATACAAAGACATTACACCCTTATTTTTAGATTCAGAATTATCGAATGAGATTGTTGATGCTTTTGTAGAAAAAGCAAAAGGTAAAATTGATGCAGTTTGTGGAATAGAAAGTAGAGGATTTTTGTACGGAATACAGATTGCACAAAAGTTAGGCGTACCGTTTATCTTAGTTCGTAAAGCTGGTAAATTACCGCCTCCAACAGTTTCTCAATCTTATGATTTAGAATATGGGCAAGCTACAATTGAAGTGAATGAAACTTATATCAAAGATGGTATGCGTATTTTAGTTCATGATGATGTTTTAGCTACTGGAGGAACTGCTGAAGCATGTGCTAAGTTGGTAGAAAAATGTGGAGGTAAAGTGACACAATTTTCTTTTATCGTGAATTTAGAATTTTTAAACGGTATAGATAAATTAATTCCTTTTACGGAAGATATCGTTGCTCTTACAGCTTACTAA